Sequence from the Methanobrevibacter arboriphilus genome:
ATTTTCCGCCTCCACTATCTAGAAATTTTTCTTATAAAAGTCAATTTCTAGAGAAAGTAATATTGAACAAACTCATATATAAATATTTGGGCATAAAATCTAAAAATAAGAATCTTGAAATCTTTTTAAATGAAAAAAAAGAAATTAAAAAGGTTTCAAATTAATGATCATTGGAATTAAGAGAACTACCAATATCATAATAAGAAGTATGAATATACTAACTCGTCTAATAAAATAAAAAAATTTAATATAATATTTAGAAGATTTAAAATGGTTTATATAGATATTTAAGAATTATAATAAATTTAAATCTGAAAAAAACGGCAAAATAAAGAAAAAACTTGAAAATAAAATAAAATAAAGAAAAGATTAAAAAAATAAGAGATAAAAATAAGAGATAATTAATATTTAATATTAAGTATTTAATATTTAATATATTTAAAAATTTTAATTAGTATTGTTCATATTTAAAGGTCAATTTAATAATGTTTAAAATTTATTAAATAGTTCTTATTATTACACAAAAAAGTATTAATTCATTATTAATCGTCCAAAGATATATATTATTATTATAAAGTACTAGAAACCCAAAACATTATATACTTTAACATATAATTTAATAATACAAAAAAAATATATAGTTTATTTTTATTTGATTATAAAAATCATATATATGAAAATAAATTTTATAGATTATTTAAGGAAAAAGTACAATAATATTAATATAATAATATTTTTACAACAATATACAAATTAATATACAAATTCTTATCAATTGTTTATTCAACAATTGTTTATTTATCAATTGTTCAATGATTTAATAGATTGCTTATATGTTTTTACTTTTTTTATTTAATATAGCTATAACTATTTGAAATATTAATTAATATTTTATTTAACTTATTAAAATAGCATACGATATTTAATATTTATTTAACTTGAATAATTGTATGAATAATTACATAATAAGGCTTATTATTGTTAATTAACTTAAATAAAGGGAATTATGTAAAGATATTATAAATAATTAATAATATTTTTATAATTTCGACATTAAAAGGGGGGAGAATATGTCTAAAAATATTCTTATTGTCGAAGATGATAAATTTACTGGAATTGATTTAAAAAATAAACTTGAATCTTTAAATTACAAAGTAATAGATATTGTTCCTACAGGAGAAGAAGGAATTAATATCGCTATAGAAAAAAGACCAGATTTAATTTTAATAGATCTTGTTTTAAAAGGAAATGATAGTGGAATTGAAGTATCTAAAAAAATATTAGCATTAGATCTACCAGTCTTATTCATAGCAAGTATAGATGACCTAAATTCCAATACTAATGATGAAAAATTCAAAGAAAATATCGACCTAGGATCAGGTTTTATTTTAAAACCAATAGAGATTGAAAAACTTAATAGATCTGTTAAAATAGCTATAAACAATAATAAAATTGAAACAGAAAAATTAAATCTTGCTATGGGAGTAGTGGGAAATAATGATTCTAGATACTCTGATAAAACAGATGAAAATTCACACTTAAATTTAAAAGCAAAAAAAAGTTATTATCAAAGGAAAAAGAATGAAAATTCTAAAGATTCTTCTAAAAACTCTGAAAAAAATGAAAAAATAGCTTCAATCAATAAAAAAAATATTTTAATTGTAGAAGATGAATCTGTCTCTTTAGATATCAAACAAAAACTTGAAAATATAGGGTATAATGTAATTGATACCGAGGATACTGGGAAAAAAGCTATAAAAAAAGCTAAAAAACTTCATCCAGACCTTATTATTATGAGTATTGAGTTAAAAGGAGATATGGATGGTATAGAAACTTCTAAGAAACTTGAAAAATTAGATATACCTATAATATATTTAGTCAATGATGATGAAAAAGAAAATATAAAAAATGCTATAATAACATATCCTTATGGGTTTATTTCAAAGCCTTATAATGATTCTGAATTAAAACATACAGTAAATATAGCACTTAAAAAACACGCCCATAACTTAAATAAAATTAAAAAAATAGAAGATGATGTTAAAGAAAAAAATAAAGAGCTTCTAATAGAAAAAATATGTGTTATTGGTATGCTTGGAATTTCTTCCATACTTATACTTTATTCATTTTTATATCTTAATTTTACAGTGCTACAATGGGTTTTATTTGTACCCTCTGCTATTACAATATTTTTAGCAGTTATGAGTTTATTTAAGCAAGATAAAGTTACACCTTATGAGGTTCCACCTTTTGTTACTATGATGGTTCCAGCTCATAATGAAGAACATACAATTGCAGATTGTGTTAGATCACTTGCAAATGTTGATTATTTCTACAAAGGAAAAAGAAATTTTGAGCTTATTGTTATTAATGATGGATCAGAAGATAGAACCGGAGAAGTTCTTAATGAATTAAAAAAAGAATTCAATCATTTAAAAGTAATTACAAGAGTACCTCCAAGATCAGGAAAAGGAAAAGGATTTGTACTAAATGATGGTTTAGAAATATCTAAAGGAGAAGCTATAGCTGTTTTTGATGCTGATGCTCGTGTAGATCCAGATTTCCTCACTAAAATCATACCTTATTTAAATGATGAAAAAGTTCAAGGTGTTCAATCTCGTATAAAGATGTATAACAAAAATGAAAATTTTCTTACAGCTATGCAGCATATTGAACTTGCTGTATTTGGAAACATTGTTAGAGCAAAAGATGTTTTAGGTAAAGCTGGTTTTTTAGGTGGAAATGGACAAATAGTTAAAAAAGAAGCAATCTATAATATTGGAGGATGGGATGGATTTGCTATAACAGAAGATCTAAACTTAAGTATTAGATTAATGATAGATAGATTTGCAATCAGATATTGTGGAGAAGCTTGTGTTTATCAAGAAGCAGTACCAAATTGGAAGCAATTATTTAGACAAAGAACTCGATGGGCAATTGGAAACTTTGAAACACTATTTATATACACTCCAAAAATAATAAAATCTAAAATTCCAGTTTTTAGAACATTTGGAATCATAGAACATGTGGCATTTTACGGTTTAAACTTATTTATATTCTTTGGTTTTATTGTTCTTGGGTTAAATATCATTTCATATTTCTATTTAAATGACTTTATAATAAAGATGAATGCGCCTTTAATTATAGGAATGGTTTCTGCATTTGGATTTTTCCCAGGCGTAATTGTGACTTTAAATCGAGATAATATTTCAATACCTCAAATATTTAAAGGTATTGTTGGATATTGGATTTATTCATTCCATCTTATTCCATTATTCTTTATTACCTGTTATCAAATGCTAACTAGAAAAGAAAGAACATGGGCAAAAACATTACATCTTGGTAAAGATGAAGATTTAAAATCAGAAAATATGAGTGAAATTAAAGGAGAAATGAAAAAGTTTAAAATTGGTAAAAATATGGAAGCTAAAGTTAATTATGATTCTAAATAAGCAAATTTAGAATCTTACTATTTTATTTATAAATTATTTCTTACTATATTATTTATAAATTATTATTTATAAATCCTAATTTTTTAATCATTTCTTATTTTTTAATTATTGCTTTACAAAAAATATTTTATAGTAATATAAACAATATATTTTTGATAAAAATGGTAAAAATATGTTCATATTGTGGTTGTGAAAATCAAGAAAGTTTTAACTTTTGTTCTAACTGTGGAAGACCATTAATCCTTAAAGAAGAAAAAAACTTAATTATAGATTATAAAAAATTAATCATTATTAGTTATGTTGTTACAATAATATTCAGCTGGGGAGGACTTGTCTTCAACTTATTATTTAATAGCTATGGATTTTTTGGTATTATAGGACTATTTTTACCATTTTATCTAATCCAATCCCAAAATAAGTCTGTTAAAAAACATGGTTATATACAAATAGCTCTTTCTCTAATTGGAATATTTTTATCAATAATATTAATATTTTATATTTGAATAAATACTTAATTCAAATAATATTTATTTTTAAACAAATATTTTAAATTTAGATATATATAAAAGACATATAGAGAATTTATCTCTTATTTAAGAAATTAAAATAAAGAATATCAATAAGTATTTAAACAAATCAAAACAAATACTCCATTATGTAACTAAGGAGGTATTCCTATGGAAATGGTTTACATATTTTGGATCATAACAATATTTGGGGCTTTAATACATTTATTTTTAAGTAAAAAAGAAAGAACTAAAAATAGAATTTTTGAAATATTCTTACTATGGTTTTTAGTAATAATGGTTGGTTTTGGGTCATTATTTGCTTTTTTTGGTCATGTTTTCATGGCAGATATGGTTGCTAAGATGATAGGGTGGCCTACTGGAAGTCCATTTCAGTTAGAAGTCGGAATTGCAAACTTGTCATATGGAATTTTGGGTATTCTATGTTGGAAATTAAGAGACAATTTTTGGACAGCAACAATAATAGCTATATCTATATTCTATTTAGGAGATGGTTATATCCACATTATGAATATAATTCAAGTAGGCAATATGGCTCCTGGAAATGCAGGTTTCGCATTATACAATGATATATTACTCCCAATAATACTAATAACACTTTTAATCGCATATAAATATACCTCAAAACATGCGAAAATAAACAATAGCTAAATAAAAAATAGCTAAAGACAATAAATAGAAAAAGGAATAAATAAAAAATGCATGGAAAATATTTTTCTCAAAAATGGATAATATCCTATTAATCTTATCCATTCTTTTTATTTTAATCCCTGAATTTCTTCAGCAAGATTTTTTTTGTTTTTAAAAAATTAGCTGGTTTTTTATATAAAGATACTTTTCATTCTAGGAAAATTTAAATATTCTATAAAACTTAAAAAGAGGTTGGAAGTCAGTTATATGAAATATCATAAAACTGAAAGCCATATTTCAATATTAATTAGTATAATTTTTATTTAAATTCTCTAACAATATTGTTTTTAGTATATTGGTTCAGTTAGTTGTTTCACAAAATCAGAAGAAGGACAATCCATAACATTTTTTGGAATGTCTAATTGTTCGATTGTTCCATTATTCATTATTAATGTTCTATCCCCTAGTGCAAGTGCTTCATTTATATCATGTGTTACAAAAACAATAGTGATTTGGGTTTTTTCATGTATTTTTTTTATTTCTTTTTGAAGTTGTTTTCTTGTTATTGCATCAACAGCTCCAAAAGATTCATCCATCAGCAATATTTTTGGAGAAGCTGCTAAAGCTCTTGCTATGCCTACTCTTTGTTGTTGTCCTCCAGATAATTCTTCAGGATAACGATCAATTAGATCGTGATCTAAATTGGTTATTTTCATCCATTTTTCAACATCATTTTCTATTTTATTCTTATTTTTTTTATTTATTAATTTTAGAACATATGAAATATTTTCTTTTACACTTAAATGAGGAAATAATGATGTTCCTTGAATGGAATAACCGATTTTTCTCCTTAAATTAACCATATCTTCTTTAGAGATATCTTTTCCATCTACAAAAATCTTTCCAGAGCTAGGTTTGACAAGACCATTGATCATTTTTAAAATAGTGGTCTTTCCACACCCAGAACTTCCAATTATTGTTAAAAATTCTTTTTCAAATATTTTAAGATTAAAATCATCGATTATTTTATTATCATCAAATGATTTAGATATATTTTGAAATTCAATGATTACTTTTTTATTATCAAGATCATCCATATTTTTCACACCTCAATAAATTTCAATAGTATACTCTTATTTATCAATATCATTCATTTTTCCAAATTATTAATCTACCAATTTTTTTTCTTTTAAAAATT
This genomic interval carries:
- a CDS encoding glycosyltransferase; protein product: MSKNILIVEDDKFTGIDLKNKLESLNYKVIDIVPTGEEGINIAIEKRPDLILIDLVLKGNDSGIEVSKKILALDLPVLFIASIDDLNSNTNDEKFKENIDLGSGFILKPIEIEKLNRSVKIAINNNKIETEKLNLAMGVVGNNDSRYSDKTDENSHLNLKAKKSYYQRKKNENSKDSSKNSEKNEKIASINKKNILIVEDESVSLDIKQKLENIGYNVIDTEDTGKKAIKKAKKLHPDLIIMSIELKGDMDGIETSKKLEKLDIPIIYLVNDDEKENIKNAIITYPYGFISKPYNDSELKHTVNIALKKHAHNLNKIKKIEDDVKEKNKELLIEKICVIGMLGISSILILYSFLYLNFTVLQWVLFVPSAITIFLAVMSLFKQDKVTPYEVPPFVTMMVPAHNEEHTIADCVRSLANVDYFYKGKRNFELIVINDGSEDRTGEVLNELKKEFNHLKVITRVPPRSGKGKGFVLNDGLEISKGEAIAVFDADARVDPDFLTKIIPYLNDEKVQGVQSRIKMYNKNENFLTAMQHIELAVFGNIVRAKDVLGKAGFLGGNGQIVKKEAIYNIGGWDGFAITEDLNLSIRLMIDRFAIRYCGEACVYQEAVPNWKQLFRQRTRWAIGNFETLFIYTPKIIKSKIPVFRTFGIIEHVAFYGLNLFIFFGFIVLGLNIISYFYLNDFIIKMNAPLIIGMVSAFGFFPGVIVTLNRDNISIPQIFKGIVGYWIYSFHLIPLFFITCYQMLTRKERTWAKTLHLGKDEDLKSENMSEIKGEMKKFKIGKNMEAKVNYDSK
- a CDS encoding zinc ribbon domain-containing protein; translation: MVKICSYCGCENQESFNFCSNCGRPLILKEEKNLIIDYKKLIIISYVVTIIFSWGGLVFNLLFNSYGFFGIIGLFLPFYLIQSQNKSVKKHGYIQIALSLIGIFLSIILIFYI
- a CDS encoding DUF6790 family protein; the protein is MEMVYIFWIITIFGALIHLFLSKKERTKNRIFEIFLLWFLVIMVGFGSLFAFFGHVFMADMVAKMIGWPTGSPFQLEVGIANLSYGILGILCWKLRDNFWTATIIAISIFYLGDGYIHIMNIIQVGNMAPGNAGFALYNDILLPIILITLLIAYKYTSKHAKINNS
- a CDS encoding ATP-binding cassette domain-containing protein, with translation MDDLDNKKVIIEFQNISKSFDDNKIIDDFNLKIFEKEFLTIIGSSGCGKTTILKMINGLVKPSSGKIFVDGKDISKEDMVNLRRKIGYSIQGTSLFPHLSVKENISYVLKLINKKNKNKIENDVEKWMKITNLDHDLIDRYPEELSGGQQQRVGIARALAASPKILLMDESFGAVDAITRKQLQKEIKKIHEKTQITIVFVTHDINEALALGDRTLIMNNGTIEQLDIPKNVMDCPSSDFVKQLTEPIY